One Thermococcus sp. JdF3 genomic window carries:
- a CDS encoding radical SAM protein, which translates to MKKLKIYIPGVKFPSISLTGNYCALNCAHCGKHYLERMRKPTRKELVNYCLGLEREGYTGCLLSGGMDSRLKVPLDRYADELREIKRRTNLKLNAHVGFIDESDLEWVRYVDVVSLDFVGDDDVIRRVYGIDKTVGDYLRILDLLTGAGVRVTPHITIGLDFGRIGWEYRAIDLLVEYPIDVLVLDVLIPTKGTEMENVPKPGVEESLRVVEYARERFDGELSIGCMRPLGRWRLDFDRGAVLAGIDRLTNPPRKVIEWAKTVREVEIIYECCVM; encoded by the coding sequence ATGAAAAAGCTCAAAATTTACATTCCGGGCGTTAAGTTTCCCTCTATCTCGCTCACGGGCAACTACTGCGCGCTGAACTGCGCCCACTGCGGGAAGCACTACCTCGAGAGAATGAGGAAGCCGACGAGAAAAGAGCTGGTCAATTACTGCCTCGGTCTCGAGAGGGAAGGCTACACCGGCTGCCTGCTGAGCGGCGGAATGGACTCAAGGCTCAAGGTGCCTCTGGATAGGTACGCTGACGAACTGAGGGAGATAAAGAGGAGGACGAACCTAAAGCTCAACGCCCACGTCGGGTTCATAGACGAGAGCGATCTGGAGTGGGTCAGGTACGTCGATGTGGTCTCCCTCGACTTCGTGGGCGACGACGACGTCATAAGGCGCGTTTACGGGATAGACAAGACCGTTGGGGACTACCTGAGAATCCTGGACCTGCTCACGGGGGCAGGCGTCAGGGTGACGCCGCACATAACCATCGGGCTGGATTTCGGCAGAATCGGCTGGGAGTACCGGGCGATAGACCTGCTGGTGGAGTATCCCATAGACGTCCTCGTGCTGGACGTGCTCATCCCGACGAAGGGAACGGAGATGGAGAACGTTCCAAAGCCGGGCGTCGAGGAGAGCCTGAGGGTGGTTGAATACGCACGCGAGCGCTTTGACGGGGAGCTGAGCATAGGCTGTATGAGGCCCCTGGGACGGTGGAGGCTTGACTTTGACAGGGGGGCGGTTCTGGCCGGCATCGACAGGCTGACGAACCCGCCGAGGAAAGTCATTGAGTGGGCAAAAACGGTGAGGGAGGTGGAGATAATCTACGAGTGCTGTGTGATGTGA
- a CDS encoding family 4B encapsulin nanocompartment shell protein, whose translation MKEIHDLLNKAIRELREEGLEPDILLVGPNFIEYAVEQLRECRFKIYRIDELGYDAVVADSSYLGQVKRASRRISVEPLLVENEMWEEIRKLEV comes from the coding sequence ATGAAGGAGATACACGACCTCCTGAACAAGGCCATCCGGGAGCTCCGTGAGGAGGGCCTAGAGCCCGATATCCTGCTGGTTGGGCCCAACTTCATCGAGTACGCCGTTGAGCAGCTGCGCGAGTGCAGGTTCAAGATATACAGGATAGATGAACTGGGCTACGACGCGGTGGTCGCCGACTCCAGCTACCTCGGCCAGGTGAAGCGCGCCTCAAGGAGGATATCGGTCGAGCCCCTGCTCGTCGAGAACGAGATGTGGGAAGAAATAAGGAAACTGGAGGTTTAG
- the eno gene encoding phosphopyruvate hydratase, whose translation MENPFEITGVVAREILDSRGNPTAEVEVYTPISMGRAAVPSGASTGTHEALELRDGGKRYLGKGVRRAVENVNKIIAPEIVGMDVTWQRDIDSLMLELDGTENKSNLGANAILGVSLAVAKAAANALGLPLYQYIGGTNAYVMPVPMSNVINGGVHAGNELDFQEFMIMPVGAGSFREGIMWVSETYHVLKKVIAEKYGKNAVNVGDEGGFAPPMKEATEPLEVLIKAIEEAGYKPGDEIAFALDAASSEFFHPDKGKYVVGGKEYDRGELLELYRELVSSYPIVSIEDPFHEEDWEGFALITRELGGKIQIVGDDLFVTNPKRIRKGIEMGAANALLLKVNQIGTLSEAIDAAYTAFRAGYGVVVSHRSGETEDSTIADLAVALNAGQIKTGAPARSDRNAKYNQLIRIEEELEGIALYPGRKFRNPFL comes from the coding sequence ATGGAGAACCCCTTTGAGATAACCGGAGTCGTTGCCAGGGAGATACTCGACAGCAGGGGGAACCCGACCGCCGAGGTCGAGGTTTATACACCGATAAGCATGGGAAGAGCGGCTGTTCCGAGCGGTGCCTCAACCGGCACCCACGAGGCCCTTGAGCTCCGCGACGGCGGGAAGCGCTACCTCGGCAAGGGCGTTAGGAGGGCCGTCGAGAACGTGAACAAGATAATCGCGCCCGAGATAGTTGGTATGGACGTCACCTGGCAGAGGGACATAGACAGCCTCATGCTCGAGCTCGACGGAACGGAGAACAAGAGCAACCTCGGCGCCAACGCGATCCTCGGCGTTTCTCTTGCCGTTGCTAAAGCAGCTGCCAACGCCCTCGGCCTTCCGCTCTACCAGTACATCGGCGGAACCAACGCCTACGTCATGCCCGTTCCGATGAGCAACGTCATCAACGGCGGCGTTCACGCCGGCAACGAGCTCGACTTCCAGGAGTTCATGATAATGCCCGTTGGGGCCGGTTCCTTCAGGGAGGGCATCATGTGGGTCAGCGAGACCTACCACGTCCTCAAGAAGGTCATAGCCGAGAAGTACGGAAAGAACGCGGTCAACGTTGGTGACGAGGGCGGCTTCGCCCCGCCGATGAAGGAAGCCACCGAGCCGCTCGAGGTTCTCATCAAGGCCATCGAAGAGGCAGGCTACAAGCCGGGCGACGAGATAGCCTTCGCCCTCGACGCGGCATCGAGCGAGTTCTTCCACCCGGACAAGGGCAAGTACGTCGTCGGCGGCAAGGAGTACGACAGGGGAGAGCTCCTCGAGCTCTACCGCGAGCTGGTCTCGAGCTACCCGATAGTCTCCATCGAGGACCCGTTCCACGAGGAGGACTGGGAGGGCTTTGCCCTGATAACCAGGGAGCTTGGAGGCAAGATACAGATAGTCGGCGACGACCTCTTCGTCACCAACCCGAAGAGGATAAGGAAGGGCATCGAGATGGGCGCTGCCAACGCTCTGCTCCTCAAGGTGAACCAGATTGGAACGCTGAGCGAGGCCATCGATGCCGCATACACGGCTTTTAGGGCGGGCTACGGCGTCGTCGTCTCCCACCGCTCGGGTGAGACCGAGGACAGCACAATAGCGGACCTCGCGGTTGCCCTCAACGCCGGCCAGATAAAGACCGGTGCTCCAGCCAGGAGCGACAGGAACGCCAAGTACAACCAGCTGATACGCATAGAGGAAGAGCTCGAGGGAATAGCCCTCTATCCCGGCAGGAAGTTCCGCAACCCGTTCCTCTGA
- a CDS encoding MFS transporter yields MDIVKRYTLLYIFMNTGFIGNLLIVYYLSKGLTYAQIGIATSILTAGFFLFEVPTGVVADKMSRKLSVLVGFAINITAMIFLIFLRGFPMLLIYAIVASFGATFVSGSLQAWLFDNLKHLGMEREYRSLMRDIKTLTIPLSALAIAIGGILAQLYGFWLPLLLTLILEIATLIVAYTIPEYEFKKPERSYLSHTLHSFKDILQPQLFWLVVLSITVVMATNQFRKFFEPYLGEILAKSLGTTLMGTLGLLGIVESIVKIIPRLIGVRLRDSWSVKAYSLAPVVIPVLTALSVVYQNPLWIIAIGIFVTVIHTAFSFNLGIEIQYRIPSEKRATILSVYSMVSALVMSVFYFIYGFAVDWLGLGEARLVFAIALLVAGIFLKAGEIVGPLGETLRLRHTEAIPNER; encoded by the coding sequence ATGGATATAGTAAAGCGCTATACCTTACTTTACATCTTCATGAATACAGGCTTCATTGGGAACCTCCTCATCGTCTACTACCTCTCAAAGGGCCTTACATATGCCCAGATAGGCATCGCGACATCGATACTGACTGCGGGATTCTTCCTGTTTGAGGTCCCGACAGGTGTGGTCGCGGACAAGATGAGCAGGAAGCTCAGCGTTCTGGTGGGCTTTGCGATAAATATAACGGCCATGATATTCCTGATATTCCTTAGGGGATTCCCTATGTTACTCATTTATGCCATCGTTGCTTCGTTCGGCGCAACGTTCGTGAGCGGAAGCCTCCAAGCGTGGCTCTTTGACAACCTCAAACACCTTGGAATGGAAAGAGAATACCGGAGCCTAATGCGGGACATTAAAACCCTTACGATTCCACTCTCGGCACTAGCCATAGCGATCGGAGGAATCCTCGCCCAGCTCTACGGCTTCTGGCTTCCCCTTCTTCTTACGTTAATCCTTGAAATAGCTACCCTTATCGTGGCCTACACGATTCCGGAATATGAATTCAAAAAACCAGAGCGCTCATACCTCTCACACACTCTCCATTCATTCAAGGACATCCTCCAGCCCCAGCTCTTCTGGCTGGTGGTTCTCTCGATAACCGTCGTCATGGCCACGAACCAGTTCCGGAAGTTCTTCGAGCCCTACCTCGGTGAGATACTCGCAAAAAGCCTTGGAACGACCTTAATGGGAACCCTTGGACTCCTTGGAATTGTTGAATCCATCGTGAAGATTATCCCAAGGCTCATAGGCGTTCGCTTAAGGGACTCGTGGAGCGTTAAGGCCTACTCCCTTGCCCCGGTTGTCATTCCAGTATTGACGGCATTGTCGGTCGTTTACCAGAATCCGCTCTGGATTATTGCCATTGGGATTTTCGTTACGGTGATTCACACGGCCTTCTCCTTTAACCTTGGGATAGAGATCCAGTACAGGATTCCGAGCGAGAAGAGGGCCACCATACTGTCCGTTTACTCCATGGTCTCGGCACTGGTCATGAGCGTTTTCTACTTCATCTACGGGTTTGCCGTTGATTGGCTTGGGCTTGGGGAGGCGAGACTGGTGTTTGCCATAGCGTTACTGGTTGCTGGAATCTTCCTGAAGGCCGGTGAAATCGTGGGGCCCCTCGGGGAGACCCTACGGCTCAGGCACACGGAGGCTATCCCAAATGAGCGGTAG
- a CDS encoding ECF transporter S component, whose product MTELTEILKPYGPYVLATVTLLYVAYLFMNRKKFRSASVLALSAVMAAVVGVTTAFITIATPATGGYLNFGDTMVMFSAMAFGPVIGVFAGGVGSALGDIIAGYPGWAPITLVVKGLEGLAIGYIARRSDNVSTLVIAGLIGGIIMVSGYFAFEAYMYGIPAAATEVPVNIVQAVTGVLVGTLLAQAIKKRYPEIEDLL is encoded by the coding sequence ATGACTGAGCTGACCGAGATTCTCAAACCGTACGGACCATACGTCCTCGCCACAGTCACCCTGCTCTACGTCGCGTACCTATTCATGAACAGGAAGAAGTTCAGGAGCGCGAGCGTTCTTGCCCTCTCCGCCGTGATGGCCGCGGTGGTGGGCGTCACCACGGCGTTCATAACGATAGCCACCCCCGCGACCGGCGGCTACCTCAACTTCGGCGACACCATGGTCATGTTCTCGGCAATGGCCTTTGGCCCCGTTATCGGCGTCTTCGCCGGCGGCGTCGGCTCGGCCCTCGGCGACATAATAGCGGGCTATCCCGGATGGGCACCGATAACCCTCGTCGTCAAGGGGCTTGAGGGCCTTGCCATCGGCTACATCGCCAGAAGAAGCGACAACGTCTCGACGCTGGTGATAGCGGGCCTGATAGGCGGAATAATAATGGTCTCAGGATACTTTGCCTTCGAGGCCTACATGTACGGTATCCCCGCGGCCGCCACCGAGGTGCCCGTCAACATAGTACAGGCCGTCACCGGCGTCCTAGTAGGCACGCTTCTGGCCCAGGCGATAAAGAAGAGATACCCGGAGATAGAGGACCTCCTCTAA
- a CDS encoding CGP-CTERM-anchored Cys-rich protein, with protein MKRVMVLIVFLMFALTPLAEACMSPTDVYAVEVVLNKPGIIYEPYPAFNALHNAIVENGTFFYRSHYDKRLAVILWNASDGLHLRIEIPAEWREGEMAKTAFNASLLITTEALEKLEADGWKTRDNLTFTRDNVTITLKPVTGGECTSDGDCATGGCSGEVCAPKKEAREIVTPCVYREWYTCLGLTSCGCVNGLCTWKPNDAFESCLREHGINPSRVIRAGYFELEVEGVNRSDDEVNAAVKDFLSAFGIPCDVPLTLVKTSVTRLSPSLDPSEVNASKALKAEFEWLIETGALRMDESDVEGVLRAAEWGNAGHNSHIGWYETENGTFAWIPYDESLNPLLVRCFTRGLPVYELPNGTAYVDPTVTQPPSTDATMPTESSPNGGICGPALVVGLSLVALLRRR; from the coding sequence ATGAAGAGGGTCATGGTGCTGATTGTGTTTTTGATGTTCGCCCTAACACCCCTGGCCGAGGCCTGCATGAGCCCCACCGATGTCTATGCGGTCGAGGTCGTTCTGAACAAGCCCGGGATAATTTACGAGCCGTATCCCGCTTTCAATGCTCTTCACAATGCGATAGTCGAGAACGGTACCTTCTTCTATCGCTCCCACTACGACAAAAGGCTTGCGGTTATACTATGGAACGCCAGCGACGGTCTCCATCTGAGGATAGAGATTCCAGCAGAGTGGAGAGAGGGGGAAATGGCTAAAACAGCCTTCAACGCCTCACTCCTTATAACGACCGAGGCACTTGAAAAGCTGGAGGCTGATGGATGGAAAACAAGGGACAATCTAACTTTCACTAGGGACAACGTCACGATAACTCTGAAGCCGGTGACTGGGGGAGAGTGCACTTCGGATGGGGACTGCGCCACGGGCGGTTGTTCCGGCGAGGTCTGCGCCCCCAAGAAGGAAGCCCGGGAGATAGTAACTCCCTGCGTCTATCGCGAGTGGTACACCTGCCTCGGCCTAACGAGCTGCGGCTGCGTCAACGGCCTCTGCACCTGGAAACCGAACGATGCTTTCGAGTCCTGCCTGAGGGAGCACGGGATCAATCCGTCCAGGGTGATCCGGGCAGGGTACTTTGAGCTTGAGGTTGAGGGGGTGAACAGGTCCGATGACGAGGTGAACGCGGCAGTCAAGGACTTCCTCAGCGCCTTCGGTATCCCCTGCGACGTCCCCCTGACGCTGGTCAAGACCTCCGTAACCCGGCTTTCCCCGTCGCTGGATCCCTCAGAGGTCAACGCCTCCAAAGCCTTAAAAGCCGAGTTCGAGTGGCTGATTGAGACAGGTGCCCTTCGGATGGACGAATCGGACGTTGAGGGCGTGCTCCGGGCTGCAGAGTGGGGAAACGCGGGGCACAACTCCCACATAGGCTGGTACGAAACGGAGAACGGCACCTTTGCATGGATACCCTACGATGAGAGCCTCAACCCCCTCCTCGTCAGGTGCTTCACCCGCGGGCTTCCCGTGTACGAGCTCCCGAACGGAACGGCCTATGTTGACCCAACAGTAACCCAGCCTCCATCTACAGATGCAACCATGCCGACGGAGAGTTCACCAAACGGTGGGATATGCGGTCCTGCCTTAGTCGTTGGGCTGTCGTTGGTTGCCCTCCTCCGGAGGAGATGA
- the deoC gene encoding deoxyribose-phosphate aldolase gives MADRIDIAGYIDHTNLKPYATADDIRKLCDEAVEYGFYAVCVNPYRVKLAREYLREKGADVKVASVIGFPLGATPTEVKVFEAERALDDGADELDMVINIGALKDGDYEYVRKDIAEVVRVAHERGAKVKVIIETCYLTEEEKVKACELAKEAGADFVKTSTGFGTGGATVEDVRLMRKVVGSEMGVKAAGGIRTYEQAVAMVEAGATRIGTSSGIKIVEGAPK, from the coding sequence ATGGCTGATCGCATCGATATTGCAGGGTATATCGACCATACGAATCTGAAGCCCTATGCTACCGCCGATGACATTAGGAAGCTCTGTGATGAAGCGGTGGAGTACGGTTTCTACGCCGTCTGCGTCAACCCCTACAGGGTTAAGCTGGCAAGGGAGTACCTCCGCGAGAAGGGTGCCGACGTCAAAGTCGCGAGCGTAATAGGCTTCCCGCTCGGAGCCACCCCCACAGAGGTCAAAGTCTTCGAGGCGGAGAGGGCCCTCGACGACGGCGCCGACGAGCTCGACATGGTCATCAACATAGGTGCCCTCAAGGACGGGGACTACGAATACGTGAGGAAAGACATAGCCGAGGTCGTTAGGGTCGCGCATGAGAGGGGCGCGAAGGTCAAGGTCATCATCGAGACCTGCTACCTCACGGAGGAGGAGAAGGTTAAGGCATGCGAGCTGGCGAAGGAAGCTGGAGCGGACTTCGTGAAGACGTCAACTGGCTTTGGAACCGGTGGAGCCACCGTTGAGGACGTCAGGCTGATGAGGAAGGTCGTCGGGTCTGAGATGGGCGTTAAAGCCGCCGGCGGAATCCGGACCTACGAGCAGGCGGTTGCCATGGTGGAGGCCGGCGCGACGAGGATTGGAACGTCGAGCGGAATAAAGATTGTGGAGGGAGCCCCGAAATGA
- a CDS encoding radical SAM/SPASM domain-containing protein, producing the protein MVLMDIGDTNRDLNCIKSEIAGFPKFFVIHESSGYVVEVEPETYSGLQKIKEGEGDKLTSEERAKLRELQNYLNQLPPLNLEYNEDYGFLLGGSINVSQACNFSCVYCYANKGTYTLEKPKLMDKETIRKAIDFLFEKSPYGVSIVFFGGEPLLNFPAIKEGVLYAEQKARETKKPVFFNVTTNGYLLTPEVVEFVLNHPFNVIVSMDGPKEIHDHNRPFADNSPTYNVVAKNLKHLVEEAKKRGKLHKISVRATVLPEQLNRVYDIYHHIKTEFGVLNVGVELATLSDSVVTNGHIDTYLDQLKKIAVEEVETFGELGTVVYVKFKQIIQDVYRGRVSSFHCGAGKGSVAIDVNGNIYPCHRFVSMKNFELSHIENFEWEHLKRFELQKYNFFNHEPCKSCWLKLYCHDFCFYENTIYTGK; encoded by the coding sequence ATGGTATTGATGGATATAGGTGATACAAATAGAGATTTAAACTGTATAAAGTCTGAAATAGCTGGTTTTCCAAAGTTTTTCGTGATACACGAGAGCTCGGGATACGTGGTGGAGGTAGAGCCCGAAACCTACTCTGGCCTTCAGAAAATCAAAGAAGGGGAAGGGGACAAACTAACCTCGGAAGAGCGAGCAAAACTTAGGGAACTTCAGAACTATTTGAACCAGCTCCCGCCCCTAAACCTTGAATACAACGAAGATTACGGTTTCCTCCTTGGGGGGAGCATCAACGTTTCCCAGGCCTGTAATTTCTCCTGCGTTTACTGCTACGCAAATAAAGGAACCTATACCCTCGAAAAGCCAAAACTTATGGATAAAGAGACAATCCGAAAGGCCATAGACTTCCTATTTGAAAAATCTCCCTATGGAGTGAGCATAGTCTTCTTTGGAGGGGAACCCCTACTAAACTTCCCTGCAATAAAAGAAGGCGTCCTCTATGCAGAGCAGAAGGCCAGGGAAACAAAGAAACCCGTCTTTTTCAACGTTACAACCAACGGATACCTTCTCACCCCAGAGGTGGTTGAATTCGTACTAAACCACCCCTTCAACGTGATAGTGAGCATGGATGGACCTAAAGAAATCCACGACCATAACAGACCCTTTGCGGACAACTCCCCCACCTACAACGTTGTAGCCAAAAACCTCAAGCACCTCGTTGAAGAAGCTAAAAAAAGAGGAAAGCTCCACAAGATTTCTGTGAGAGCAACTGTTCTCCCGGAACAGCTTAATAGAGTTTATGACATCTACCACCACATCAAGACAGAATTTGGAGTCCTCAACGTCGGGGTTGAATTAGCCACCCTCTCGGACAGCGTAGTAACCAATGGGCACATTGATACTTACCTGGACCAACTCAAGAAAATCGCCGTCGAAGAAGTTGAAACCTTTGGGGAGTTGGGAACCGTTGTTTACGTCAAATTCAAACAGATAATCCAGGATGTTTACAGAGGGAGAGTAAGTAGCTTCCATTGTGGCGCTGGAAAGGGAAGCGTTGCCATTGACGTGAACGGAAACATTTATCCGTGTCATCGGTTCGTCAGCATGAAGAACTTTGAGCTTAGCCACATTGAGAACTTCGAATGGGAGCATCTAAAACGCTTTGAGCTCCAAAAATACAACTTCTTCAACCATGAACCCTGTAAGAGCTGTTGGCTAAAACTCTACTGCCACGACTTTTGCTTCTACGAAAACACAATATACACGGGCAAGTGA